The Legionella sp. PATHC032 genome has a window encoding:
- a CDS encoding BON domain-containing protein — translation MFKQGCFILIVFSLASCLSGCLGALWTGATLAYDRHNVYKKLDDYNLIIALNDVLAVNRTFKNSETVLDIAVFNRDILIAGHVPSQELYDELQQRLNKVKGYRRLFNRVIINRIPSNSIQDSWITTKIRSQIFADSSIDPNAFKVVTSDRIVYLMGDVQTDQAEKVIKIARYTDGVQKVIKLMRYYTYQLSTNMA, via the coding sequence ATGTTTAAACAGGGATGTTTTATACTAATAGTCTTTTCCTTAGCAAGCTGCTTATCAGGTTGTCTCGGAGCTCTATGGACTGGAGCAACCCTGGCCTATGACAGGCACAATGTGTATAAAAAACTAGACGATTATAATTTAATAATAGCCCTTAATGATGTTTTAGCTGTCAATCGAACATTTAAAAATTCAGAGACAGTATTAGATATTGCTGTGTTCAATAGAGATATTTTAATAGCAGGACATGTTCCGTCCCAAGAATTATACGATGAATTACAACAACGTCTTAATAAAGTTAAAGGATACAGGCGGTTATTTAATCGAGTAATTATCAATAGAATTCCATCCAACTCTATTCAAGACAGTTGGATTACCACGAAAATCCGCAGCCAAATTTTTGCGGATTCTTCAATCGATCCCAACGCTTTTAAGGTGGTTACTTCTGATCGTATTGTTTATTTGATGGGTGATGTTCAGACAGATCAAGCTGAAAAAGTGATTAAAATTGCAAGGTACACAGATGGTGTTCAGAAAGTAATAAAACTTATGCGTTATTATACCTATCAACTCAGTACGAATATGGCCTGA
- the atpE gene encoding F0F1 ATP synthase subunit C: MQAAELIAQVQSMTVIAVALLIGLGALGTAIGFGLLGGKFLEGSARQPEMVPMLQVKMFIVAGLLDAVTMIGVGIALFFTFANPFLSSLGS; the protein is encoded by the coding sequence ATGCAAGCTGCTGAATTAATAGCACAAGTTCAAAGTATGACCGTCATTGCGGTTGCCTTGTTGATAGGTTTAGGTGCACTAGGCACAGCCATAGGTTTCGGATTGCTAGGCGGTAAATTTCTTGAGGGCTCGGCTCGTCAACCCGAAATGGTACCTATGTTACAAGTTAAAATGTTTATTGTAGCTGGTTTGCTTGATGCGGTAACCATGATTGGGGTAGGTATTGCATTATTCTTTACCTTTGCTAACCCTTTCCTAAGCAGCCTGGGTTCTTGA
- a CDS encoding YraN family protein, with product MTREKGKLAEQLALNYLKENGLELVIQNYRCRLGEIDLIMREGHYLVFIEVRSRSNRSFGGGIASITYEKKQKIIKTTSHYMIKYRIQDKFPIRFDVISIDGTSNKITWLKNAFDAGC from the coding sequence ATGACCCGAGAAAAAGGAAAGCTTGCTGAGCAATTGGCTTTAAATTACCTAAAGGAAAATGGTCTTGAATTAGTAATCCAAAACTATCGTTGTCGTTTGGGAGAAATTGATTTGATTATGCGTGAAGGGCATTATCTGGTTTTTATAGAGGTTCGTTCACGCTCAAATAGAAGTTTTGGTGGAGGGATTGCCAGCATTACTTACGAAAAGAAACAAAAAATAATAAAAACAACATCTCATTATATGATTAAGTATCGAATACAAGATAAGTTTCCCATACGTTTTGATGTGATTAGCATAGATGGAACATCAAACAAGATTACCTGGTTGAAGAACGCATTTGATGCAGGATGCTAG
- the atpB gene encoding F0F1 ATP synthase subunit A produces the protein MVSSTNYIKHHLTYLTYNVNDMTLGSSGGFWTLNLDTIFFSIGLGLIVLAIMYLAARKVTTGVPGKLQNFAELMLEFADNQVKDCFHGKNNLIGPLALTIFMWVFLMNFMDIVPVDILPVLAQLAGIHYLKVVPTNDLNLTFGLSLSVFFLIVFYSLKIKGVKGFVKELTLQPFNHPLFIPFNLLLELVGLIAKPISLALRLFGNLYAGELIFILIALLTLNATTSSLISTMTLGTAQFILALAWSIFHILVITLQAFIFMVLTIVYLSLAHEDH, from the coding sequence ATGGTATCTAGCACAAACTATATTAAACATCATTTAACGTACCTTACCTATAACGTAAATGATATGACACTCGGTTCAAGTGGTGGTTTTTGGACATTGAACCTGGATACAATCTTCTTTTCTATAGGCTTAGGTCTAATTGTTTTAGCAATTATGTATCTGGCCGCAAGGAAGGTAACAACTGGCGTTCCTGGAAAGTTACAAAATTTTGCCGAACTTATGCTCGAATTTGCTGATAATCAGGTTAAAGATTGCTTTCATGGGAAAAATAACTTAATAGGCCCATTGGCATTAACTATCTTTATGTGGGTATTCCTCATGAACTTTATGGATATCGTACCAGTAGATATCCTTCCTGTACTTGCCCAGCTAGCCGGTATACACTACCTAAAAGTTGTACCAACTAATGACTTGAATTTGACTTTTGGATTGTCACTTTCCGTATTTTTTCTGATAGTTTTTTACAGTTTGAAAATAAAAGGCGTTAAAGGTTTTGTTAAAGAGCTCACCCTGCAGCCTTTCAATCACCCACTATTCATTCCATTTAATTTATTGTTAGAGTTGGTAGGGCTGATAGCTAAACCAATTTCCTTGGCACTGCGACTTTTTGGAAACTTATACGCTGGCGAATTAATATTTATTTTGATAGCCTTGTTAACCTTAAATGCAACAACGTCATCATTAATTAGTACTATGACACTGGGTACGGCGCAATTTATTCTTGCGCTCGCCTGGTCCATTTTCCATATATTAGTGATAACCTTGCAAGCATTTATTTTTATGGTCCTGACTATAGTTTATTTAAGTTTGGCCCATGAAGATCATTAA
- a CDS encoding SIS domain-containing protein, with the protein MQLEERVRHLFGVTIEAKISAADMLSDSIAKAGKLLVNCLLNDGKIFICASGGSSANCMHFSSSMLNHFEVERPSLPVINLSADASCLSSFADEHHFGQVFARQIQALGQEQDVLLLLTTSGNSDSMLQALHAASERGMDTIALSGRDGGVLANHMGPEDIEIRVASDSTALIRELHLFILHCFCDLIEQSLFGQVLG; encoded by the coding sequence ATTCAGTTAGAAGAAAGAGTAAGACATCTATTTGGTGTCACAATAGAAGCAAAAATATCAGCAGCTGATATGTTGTCGGATTCAATAGCTAAGGCAGGGAAGTTGCTGGTTAATTGTTTATTGAATGATGGCAAAATATTCATTTGCGCCAGTGGAGGTTCTAGTGCCAATTGCATGCATTTTTCCAGTTCGATGCTAAATCATTTTGAAGTGGAAAGACCCTCTTTACCGGTTATTAATTTAAGTGCTGATGCGTCTTGTTTGAGTTCATTTGCCGATGAACATCATTTTGGTCAAGTGTTTGCAAGGCAAATTCAAGCCTTAGGACAGGAGCAGGATGTATTGCTTTTACTAACTACGTCAGGCAATTCTGATAGCATGTTGCAAGCTCTTCATGCAGCAAGTGAACGCGGCATGGATACGATTGCACTCAGTGGCCGGGATGGAGGCGTTTTGGCGAATCATATGGGGCCAGAAGATATAGAAATAAGAGTAGCATCAGACAGTACTGCATTGATAAGAGAGCTGCACTTGTTCATATTGCATTGTTTTTGTGATTTAATCGAGCAATCTTTGTTTGGGCAAGTGTTAGGATAA
- a CDS encoding BON domain-containing protein translates to MKMNLKFKSIVVMMIGALLTGCVAVVVAGAAAGMVYDRRSVTTMEADARLFHVIHKAIIKDPRFRHSRILVTSFNRVVLLVGQTPAASLRVLAERIAQNAPGVKRVYDEITVDNPIPLTQRTKDSWITSQVRSNMLTKKGLESGSIRIVTENGVVYLMGIVSDEQALLAVDVARRVAGVRKVVKIFQYIR, encoded by the coding sequence ATGAAAATGAATCTAAAATTTAAATCTATCGTTGTGATGATGATTGGCGCTTTACTAACCGGTTGTGTTGCTGTGGTTGTTGCAGGTGCAGCAGCGGGTATGGTTTATGATAGAAGAAGCGTGACTACCATGGAGGCAGATGCTCGATTATTTCATGTGATTCATAAAGCCATCATCAAGGATCCTCGATTTAGGCACTCTAGAATTCTTGTTACCAGTTTTAACCGGGTGGTATTACTGGTTGGACAAACCCCCGCTGCATCATTACGCGTTCTAGCCGAGCGGATCGCTCAAAATGCCCCTGGAGTAAAAAGGGTTTATGATGAAATAACAGTTGATAATCCCATTCCTTTGACTCAACGGACGAAAGACAGTTGGATTACCAGTCAAGTTAGAAGTAACATGTTGACTAAAAAAGGACTTGAATCGGGTTCTATAAGGATAGTTACTGAAAATGGAGTGGTCTATTTGATGGGAATTGTTTCTGATGAGCAAGCATTGCTAGCTGTTGATGTGGCCAGACGCGTTGCTGGAGTGAGAAAAGTCGTGAAAATATTCCAATATATACGTTAG
- a CDS encoding F0F1 ATP synthase subunit I: MNKQLNKRGITRLWLAQLGVTIILAALCAILFGANAASSALLGGLVCIIPNAYFAIKLFKHQGARAARQIVNSFYKGEALKIILSMFLFALVFLLCRITPAAFFASYILVLMTHWFAPWIIVNKQNRPKSD, from the coding sequence GTGAACAAACAGCTGAATAAGCGTGGAATCACGCGATTGTGGCTGGCGCAGTTAGGAGTAACTATAATCCTTGCTGCCCTTTGCGCAATTTTATTTGGTGCCAATGCGGCCAGTTCTGCATTGCTTGGTGGACTGGTTTGTATTATACCAAACGCTTATTTTGCTATTAAACTGTTTAAGCATCAAGGTGCGAGAGCTGCGAGGCAAATAGTTAATAGTTTTTATAAAGGTGAAGCGTTAAAAATAATATTGTCCATGTTCCTGTTTGCATTAGTATTTTTATTATGTAGGATCACACCGGCAGCGTTTTTTGCATCATACATTTTGGTTCTTATGACGCATTGGTTTGCCCCATGGATTATTGTCAATAAACAGAATAGGCCAAAAAGTGACTGA